From Coffea arabica cultivar ET-39 chromosome 2e, Coffea Arabica ET-39 HiFi, whole genome shotgun sequence, the proteins below share one genomic window:
- the LOC113727452 gene encoding UDP-glycosyltransferase 83A1-like, with protein sequence MNHPHPHVLAIPYPAQGHVLPLMELALCLVRQGIRVTFVNSEFDHKRVTKSLSQEDNVPAMMQLVSIPDGLESWEDRNDLRKLTLSVYQVMPANLECLIKSINQSDSDKITCIIADETMGWALEIAKKMRIKAIAFWPASASLLAQIFSIPKLIDDGIISSTGTVLKNQMVKLSPTMPEMKPEHLVWTCFSDLTLQNIAFDTLLKSNTTVKLADWLICNTSCELEAAAFTLFPQILPVGPLLASNRLGKSVGSFWPEDSDCLAWLDKQPMQSVIYVAFGSFTVFDPTQFRELALGLELINRPFLWVVRQDLTTETDNAYPEGFKDRIQGRGLLAGWTPQQQVLSHPSVACFLSHCGWNSTIEGLSNGVPFLCWPYFADQFLNEKYICDVWKIGLGFERDANGIIAREEIKNKIEQLLTVGEYKKRALKLKTKVINSVTKDGSSGKNFNNLFQWIKAEKNYSCSG encoded by the exons ATGAATCATCCTCATCCACATGTTCTAGCCATTCCTTATCCAGCGCAAGGTCATGTTCTTCCCTTAATGGAACTGGCCTTGTGCTTAGTCAGGCAGGGTATTAGAGTAACATTTGTGAACTCCGAATTCGATCACAAGAGAGTTACCAAATCATTATCACAGGAGGACAATGTACCAGCTATGATGCAACTGGTGTCAATCCCAGATGGATTGGAATCATGGGAGGACAGAAATGACCTGAGAAAATTGACGCTATCAGTTTACCAGGTCATGCCTGCGAATCTAGAGTGTCTAATAAAGAGCATAAATCAATCTGACAGTGATAAAATCACATGCATTATTGCTGATGAAACCATGGGATGGGCACTAGAGATTGCAAAGAAAATGAGAATCAAGGCAATAGCCTTCTGGCCAGCGTCAGCTTCACTATTGGCACAGATATTCAGCATCCCAAAGCTCATAGATGATGGAATCATAAGTAGCACTG GTACCGTGTTGAAGAACCAGATGGTAAAGTTGTCACCTACCATGCCAGAGATGAAGCCTGAACATCTTGTTTGGACCTGCTTTAGTGATCTCACATTACAAAATATTGCTTTTGATACCTTGTTAAAATCTAACACAACAGTCAAACTGGCAGATTGGTTGATTTGCAATACAAGTTGTGAATTAGAGGCGGCAGCCTTCACTTTATTTCCTCAAATACTACCTGTAGGCCCTCTTTTGGCAAGTAATCGACTTGGAAAATCAGTTGGCTCTTTCTGGCCTGAAGATTCAGACTGCTTGGCATGGCTTGATAAGCAGCCAATGCAATCTGTCATCTATGTTGCATTTGGGAGCTTCACAGTTTTTGATCCGACACAATTCAGGGAGCTGGCACTTGGGCTTGAGCTCATCAATAGGCCATTCTTGTGGGTTGTGAGGCAAGATTTAACTACCGAGACAGACAATGCATATCCAGAAGGCTTCAAAGATCGAATACAAGGCCGTGGGCTACTAGCAGGCTGGACACCTCAGCAACAGGTCTTAAGCCATCCTTCAGTGGCTTGCTTCCTCAGCCATTGTGGTTGGAACTCTACGATCGAAGGTTTAAGCAATGGTGTTCCTTTCCTCTGTTGGCCTTACTTTGCAGATCAGTTCCTTAATGAGAAATACATATGTGATGTTTGGAAGATCGGTTTAGGATTTGAACGAGATGCCAATGGAATCATTGCACGAgaagaaataaagaataaaattgaGCAGCTTCTCACTGTTGGAGAATACAAAAAAAGGGCCTTAAAATTAAAAACCAAGGTTATCAACAGTGTTACCAAAGATGGGAGCTCTGGCAAGAATTTCAACAATTTGTTCCAATGGATTAAGGCTGAGAAAAATTATTCCTGCTCTGGATAG
- the LOC113727453 gene encoding PITH domain-containing protein At3g04780 isoform X1 translates to MSAESASAIQRNQVDLLDFVDWSGVECLNQSGTHSLPNALKQGYREDEGLVLESDADEQLLIYIPFNQVVKLHSIIIKGPEEEGPKTVKLFSNREHMGFSNVNDFPPSDTAVLSEDNLKGKPVILKYVKFQNVRSLTVFVEDNQSSSDITKVQKIVLCGTTVETTDMKALKKIEDH, encoded by the exons ATGTCTGCCGAATCAGCCTCAGCTATTCAACGAAACCAA GTTGATTTGTTGGACTTTGTGGACTGGTCAGGAGTTGAATGCCTTAACCAAAGCGGTACTCACTCTCTTCCTAATGCCCTTAAACAG GGATATCGGGAGGACGAAGGTTTGGTACTAGAAAGCGACGCAGATGAGCAACTATTAATCTATATACCTTTTAATCAAGTAGTTAAACTACATTCCATCATTATCAAAGGACCAGAGGAGGAAG GTCCTAAAACTGTGAAACTTTTTTCAAATAGGGAGCACATGGGATTCAG TAATGTTAATGACTTCCCTCCTAGTGATACAGCTGTTCTATCTGAAGATAATCTTAAG GGAAAACCAGTGATCTTAAAATATGTTAAGTTTCAAAATGTTCGGAG CTTGACAGTTTTTGTCGAGGATAATCAGTCCAGTTCTGACATTACGAAAGTTCAAAAGATTGTTTTATGTGGAACAAC GGTGGAGACAACAGATATGAAGGCACTGAAGAAGATTGAGGACCACTGA
- the LOC113727453 gene encoding PITH domain-containing protein At3g04780 isoform X2: MSAESASAIQRNQVDLLDFVDWSGVECLNQSGTHSLPNALKQGYREDEGLVLESDADEQLLIYIPFNQVVKLHSIIIKGPEEEGPKTVKLFSNREHMGFSNVNDFPPSDTAVLSEDNLKGKPVILKYVKFQNVRSLTVFVEDNQSSSDITKVQKIVLCGTTSSVHLMRLSGDAIL; this comes from the exons ATGTCTGCCGAATCAGCCTCAGCTATTCAACGAAACCAA GTTGATTTGTTGGACTTTGTGGACTGGTCAGGAGTTGAATGCCTTAACCAAAGCGGTACTCACTCTCTTCCTAATGCCCTTAAACAG GGATATCGGGAGGACGAAGGTTTGGTACTAGAAAGCGACGCAGATGAGCAACTATTAATCTATATACCTTTTAATCAAGTAGTTAAACTACATTCCATCATTATCAAAGGACCAGAGGAGGAAG GTCCTAAAACTGTGAAACTTTTTTCAAATAGGGAGCACATGGGATTCAG TAATGTTAATGACTTCCCTCCTAGTGATACAGCTGTTCTATCTGAAGATAATCTTAAG GGAAAACCAGTGATCTTAAAATATGTTAAGTTTCAAAATGTTCGGAG CTTGACAGTTTTTGTCGAGGATAATCAGTCCAGTTCTGACATTACGAAAGTTCAAAAGATTGTTTTATGTGGAACAAC GTCGTCTGTTCACTTGATGCGACTTTCTGGCGATGCCATTTTATGA